In the genome of Pseudanabaena mucicola str. Chao 1806, the window CAATATCTGAATCGGGATTGGCTTCGCCTCTGGCATGTGAACCGAATAGGATTAACTTAACAAGGCGATCGCCATAAAGCTCTTGCAACTCCTGCTTGAGTTCGTTAAGTATTGGCTTAATGCTAATTAAACTTGTAGTCATTTTCTAAGGAAAGTAACGATAAAATTCTTTGCGGTGTAATGTGCGGATAACTTCTACTGTGTTGCCAGAAATTTCTATGCCAATGCGATAGTCACCGACTCGAATACGATAACGGGTTGAATATCCTTGCATAGCTTTTATGTTCGGCAGTTCTTGTAAGTTTTGAGCTTCAGGCAAAGATGTAAAGGCAATTTCAGAGATGCGTTGATATACTGATGAGCCTTTCAGGTTTTTGAGGTCTTTTAAAAATGACTGGCGATACTTTACTTCCATTTTAGTCTTCCAATTTAATCCTCTAAAAAGGCTAGAGCTTCGGAACGGGAGTAAAGAGGAGTGTTTTTACCTTCATCCATCGCTTTATTGAGGCAATAATCTTCTATGGCTTCGCTAAGATTTTCTAGAGATATGTTGTCGGTGGGTAAAAGTTGCCGCCAAATCTCGATGGGAATGACAACTGCGGTGGGCTGTCCTTCTTGGTTGGTTATATACTCAAGGTTTAATAGGGGCATTACATTTACCTTAGTGAATGTTTTTCACGAAATCTGCTTTCATTGTATCAAAAGTCTTTGTGTTACTCATGCGCTTAACTATTCTCTTAAATCGCATCAACTATTTGAGTATTCATTACATTCCTCCTTGCTCAAAGGCTTTGTTAACTCTCTCGATTTGTTTCGGTGCTTCCATTTGCTCGAAAAGTTCTATTGCTTTTGCTTTATATTCTTCTGCTTGGTCATGTTCTCCCATTGCCTGATATGTTAACCCAAGTTGAAAATATGCTTCTGCAAGATCTGGATTTGCACCTATTTTTTTAAGAATCTTTATAGCTTCATCATGACAAGATAGTGACTTCTCAAAATCTTTTTTAAACCTTGCAATTGATGCTAATCCGCTTAAAGCATTTGCTTCTACTTGTTGATAGTGACTCTCTCGTGCAAAAGTAAGAGCATTGTCATACATTTTAGATGATTTTTCTATATTATCTAAATTTAAATAGGTTTTGCCGAGGAATAACCATCTATAGCCCATTGCCCATTTACTATGATCGAGCGGATTTTTTTCGGGATCTACTTTACTTGCAAAATCAATAGACTTGTTTTTAAAACCCAATACAGAATTTAAAATGCTTAAGCAGTAGTATGATCCAGTAGCGTAGTAATCATAATCCGTAACTTCTGATGTTTCTATGCACTTTTCAAAATTTGCTACCGCTAGTTCAATTTCCCAGAATTCAATTTGACACAATCCAATATTAAAAAATGAAACAGCTATAAGGCTTAGAAGGTTAAATTTAATAGCTATTGTTTGACATCTTTTGTGTGAATCTATTGCTTGACTGATATCACCAATTAACCAGCAAACATCACCTAAAATATTATACAATCTACTAAGACTAGGTTCATCGGGAAGGTATTCAATTACTTCATTAATACAGTCTTTCAGAAGTGCTAATATTCCAAAGCCATACATTGAAGTTCCGAGATATGTCTGATGTTCCAAATAGCTTTTTTTCTCTGTAACGATTACATCTGCTGCTAGTTGATATTTGTTTACAGCAATATAGTGATGATAGGCTTCAAAAGCTTTTAAAGCATCGTCATAACTTTTTATATGGTCTATCTTATTAAAAAGCTCAGCAGCATTTATATTGGCTAATTCAAAATCTATTCTACTTTTTAATAGACGTAATTTTGCAGCATCTCGAACAGCAGGATGCAAATTATATTCGCCTTTAACTTCAATCAGAGAAGTCTTACTTAAATAATCCACAACCCAAACTTGTCGAGATTCAGGCACATCCCATAACAAACAAATCAACCCCTCAAAAGGAACCGTTTTTACATCCTGATAGCGATAGCAACCCATCCGACAGAGCAACTTATAAGCATCAGGTTGATTGTCTCGCAACCAATCCATCTCCACCGAAATCAAAGTTTCTAATTCTGAATCTGCGAGCAAAGCATCCTTGTATCGATTCCAATAGGCTCCAATATTGCCATCAAAACGGTTTTTAATCGCACCATGCAGAATATCCATTACCTTCGCATTCCCGTTATATGCATCACGCATCTGCAATAGCGCCTTCAAA includes:
- a CDS encoding tetratricopeptide repeat protein, which codes for MRDAYNGNAKVMDILHGAIKNRFDGNIGAYWNRYKDALLADSELETLISVEMDWLRDNQPDAYKLLCRMGCYRYQDVKTVPFEGLICLLWDVPESRQVWVVDYLSKTSLIEVKGEYNLHPAVRDAAKLRLLKSRIDFELANINAAELFNKIDHIKSYDDALKAFEAYHHYIAVNKYQLAADVIVTEKKSYLEHQTYLGTSMYGFGILALLKDCINEVIEYLPDEPSLSRLYNILGDVCWLIGDISQAIDSHKRCQTIAIKFNLLSLIAVSFFNIGLCQIEFWEIELAVANFEKCIETSEVTDYDYYATGSYYCLSILNSVLGFKNKSIDFASKVDPEKNPLDHSKWAMGYRWLFLGKTYLNLDNIEKSSKMYDNALTFARESHYQQVEANALSGLASIARFKKDFEKSLSCHDEAIKILKKIGANPDLAEAYFQLGLTYQAMGEHDQAEEYKAKAIELFEQMEAPKQIERVNKAFEQGGM
- a CDS encoding type II toxin-antitoxin system RelE family toxin — protein: MEVKYRQSFLKDLKNLKGSSVYQRISEIAFTSLPEAQNLQELPNIKAMQGYSTRYRIRVGDYRIGIEISGNTVEVIRTLHRKEFYRYFP